In Spinacia oleracea cultivar Varoflay chromosome 5, BTI_SOV_V1, whole genome shotgun sequence, a single window of DNA contains:
- the LOC130461737 gene encoding uncharacterized protein: MPNTPGQTSMSGENEHRSDEHISNQIDVQQQTSKRQKRKYTEVWNFGKPTHTCSDCGAIMWYEERAKKDSNNSLTKFSIYCRKGKIELPLLQNPPIYLQQLLQSEGPQLKKLKEQSRMLNSIFALTSMGGKVDNTINQGNSPYVFRLNGQNHHKIGSLLPQIGERPRFTHLYIYDTENEISNRINSLGNNGQHSNLNPDIVDALSKMFDEHNELTKAFRMARERFEENDLQPIRLRLIGTRQKDGRQYNLPTSSEVAALIIGTGDNEKGHRDEIVEHQSDGLKRISELHPSFMAMQYPILFPYGEDGFPTNIPHADQETTTRARKMVTIREYYAFHFQQRRRESITRFELGRLNQQYQVDAFTCLQESRLEWVRGNQKTIRKEMLRGLEDAVSRGDTTPSSIGQRIVLPSSFTGSPRYMLQNYHDALAICKWAGPPDIFVTFTCNPNWQEIIEFLTIISGQRPEDRPDIIARVFKIKLEELMEDLKDRGHFGEAKAAIYTIEFQKRGLPHAHILLFLNEEDKPRTSEDIDRIISAELPDPKKKPRCI, from the exons ATGCCAAACACTCCCGGCCAAACATCAATGTCAGGGGAAAATGAACATAGAAGTGATGAACACATTTCAAATCAAATAGATGTACAACAACAGACAAGCAAAAGACAAAAAA GAAAATACACTGAGGTGTGGAACTTTGGCAAACCAACGCATACGTGCAGCGATTGTGGAGCAATTATGTGGTATGAGGAGCGTGCCAAAAAAGATTCAAACAACAGTCTAACAAAATTTTCAATCTATTGTAGAAAGGGAAAAATTGAGTTACCTCTTTTACAAAACCCTCCAATATATCTACAACAACTCCTCCAAAGTGAAGGTCCACAACTCAAAAAGCTTAAAGAACAATCTAGGATGTTAAACTCCATATTTGCATTAACATCAATGGGAGGAAAGGTTGATAATACGATCAATCAAGGAAATTCACCATATGTGTTTAGATTGAATGGCCAAAATCACCACAAGATAGGATCATTACTACCACAAATCGGTGAACGACCAAGATTCACACACTTATACATTTATGATACGGAAAATGAAATTTCAAACAGAATTAACAGTTTGGGCAACAATGGACAACACTCAAATTTAAATCCAGATATTGTTGACGCCCTGTCAAAGATGTTTGACGAACACAATGAATTAACTAAGGCTTTCCGAATGGCAAGAGAGaggtttgaagaaaatgatctTCAACCAATCCGCCTTAGATTGATTGGCACCAGACAAAAAGATGGTAGACAATATAACCTACCAACATCATCAGAAGTTGCTGCCCTAATTATTGGTACTGGTGACAATGAAAAAGGCCACCGTGATGAAATTGTGGAACACCAATCAGATGGCCTAAAAAGAATATCAGAGTTGCACCCTAGCTTTATGGCCATGCAATACCCAATATTATTTCCATACGGTGAAGATGGATTCCCAACAAATATTCCTCATGCCGATCAAGAAACAACAACAAGGGCTAGGAAAATGGTAACAATTAGAGAATACTATGCATTTCATTTCCAACAAAGACGTCGTGAGTCTATAACAAGATTTGAACTTGGAAGATTAAATCAACAATATCAAGTTGATGCATTTACATGCTTACAAGAGTCACGATTAGAATGGGTTAGGGGAAACCAAAAAACAATAAGAAAGGAAATGTTGCGGGGACTTGAGGATGCAGTTTCGCGTGGTGACACAACCCCTTCATCTATAGGACAACGCATAGTGTTACCTTCATCTTTCACAGGAAGTCCAAGATATATGTTGCAAAACTATCATGACGCACTAGCAATTTGTAAATGGGCTGGCCCGCCGGATATATTTGTCACGTTCACATGCAACCCAAATTGGCAAGAGATCATTGAATTTTTGACAATAATTTCTGGCCAAAGGCCAGAAGATCGGCCTGATATTATAGCTCGAGTGTTTAAAATAAAACTTGAAGAGCTAATGGAAGACCTAAAAGATAGAGGCCATTTTGGAGAAGCCAAAGCag CAATATACACAATAGAGTTTCAAAAAAGAGGATTACCCCATGCACACATTTTATTGTTCTTGAATGAAGAAGATAAACCAAGGACATCCGAAGACATTGATAGAATAATCAGTGCAGAACTGCCAGATCCTAAAAAAAAACCCAGATGCATTTAA
- the LOC130461738 gene encoding uncharacterized protein, with the protein MSLLLDETNRLIIEEQLYDTEYLGTEASQLESGLNQEQKEVYEAIQQAVYQRNGGLFFVYGSGGTGKTYLWRTLISKLRSQNHVVIAVASSGITALLLPSGKTAHSGFSIPINIHEKSCCRISQGSSLAFLIQNTKLIIWDEAPTVHRHAFEAVDRTFRDIMQVINPAAKDQVFGGKTVVLGGDFRQILPVIPRKGRAEIVDGSISKSNTLWPHCKVFKLTMNMRLQGTADQIGKQELAQFSQWVLDVGDGKIPAIVMEGEEEPNWIEIPDDILLKDKGDKKKAIIQEIYPDLLNKYRDLNYLTERAILTPKNEGVDEINNYILGMIPGDEHIYKSADRICPFTNTSTNDEVLYPTEFLNTLQFPGIPNHEIRLKVGCPIILTRNISQSEGLCNGTRLIVSRLDTRVIQAKVVTGTNVGEQVAIPRVEVSPTDSTLPFTLKRRQFPVKFQESQVEVVSKFV; encoded by the exons ATGTCACTTCTACTAGATGAGACAAATAGGCTTATTATAGAAGAACAATTGTATGACACAGAGTATTTAGGAACAGAAGCTTCACAACTTGAAAGTGGTCTAAATCAGGAACAAAAAGAAGTATATGAGGCAATACAACAAGCCGTTTACCAAAGAAATGGTGGATTATTCTTTGTCTATGGAAGTGGAGGAACTGGGAAAACATATTTGTGGCGGACACTAATTTCCAAATTGAGGTCACAAAACCATGTAGTCATAGCTGTAGCATCATCAGGAATAACAGCTCTTTTGCTACCCTCCGGAAAAACAGCCCACTCAGGTTTCAGCATCCCGATAAACATACACGAGAAATCATGCTGCAGAATCAGCCAGGGATCTAGCCTAGCATTCTTGATACAGAATACTAAACTAATTATATGGGATGAAGCTCCTACGGTACATAGACATGCATTTGAAGCAGTTGATCGCACATTTCGAGACATAATGCAAGTCATTAATCCTGCTGCCAAGGATCAGGTTTTTGGAGGGAAAACAGTAGTATTGGGTGGTGATTTTAGACAAATATTACCTGTTATCCCTAGAAAAGGAAGAGCTGAGATTGTTGATGGATCAATTAGCAAATCCAACACCTTATGGCCTCACTGTAAAGTATTCAAGCTGACCATGAACATGAGATTACAAGGCACTGCAGATCAGATTGGAAAACAAGAATTAGCTCAGTTTAGTCAATGGGTTTTGGATGTTGGGGATGGAAAAATACCTGCCATAGTAATGGAAGGGGAAGAAGAACCAAACTGGATAGAAATCCCAGATGATATCTTATTGAAAGACAAGGGTGATAAAAAGAAGGCCATAATCCAAGAAATATATCCAGACCTCTTAAATAAGTATAGAGACCTAAATTACCTAACTGAAAGAGCAATACTTACCCCCAAAAATGAAGGAGTAGATGAAATCAATAATTATATACTTGGAATGATTCCCGGAGATGAACATATTTACAAAAGTGCTGATAGAATTTGCCCATTCACAAACACAAGTACAAATGATGAAGTTCTTTATCCAACAGAATTCCTCAATACTTTGCAATTCCCAGGAATACCAAATCATGAAATACGATTGAAGGTGGGTTGTCCTATTATTCTGACACGTAACATTAGTCAAAGTGAAGGACTATGTAATGGAACAAGGCTGATTGTGAGCAGGTTAGACACAAGAGTGATTCAAGCTAAGGTAGTAACAGGTACAAATGTAGGTGAACAGGTGGCCATTCCCAGGGTTGAAGTGTCACCAACTGATAGTACGCTGCCTTTCACTTTAAAACGCAGACAATTCCCGGTCAAA TTTCAAGAGTCACAAGTCGAGGTGGTCTCAAAATTTGTATAG
- the LOC130461137 gene encoding uncharacterized protein translates to MKACVFQLNVFFHYYMNLLTYVNYAGVHKMEPTKYYVSDLDASRKKWKIIARLTRLWEVRYDSKNVEPDTLDMILLDEQDNHIQAAVPKNLITHFKDRLHEWRIFTFKHFNVTKTKRKLKPVSNEYMIWFTSFTSITPEEENIAQIAIHKFEIKPLEHLQERSGRNDIVTDVIGLLTGVENTVTDGE, encoded by the exons ATGAAAGCATGTGTTTTtcaattaaatgtatttttccATTACTATATGAATCTATTGACATATGTTAATTATGCAGGGGTACACAAGATGGAACCTACAAAATACTATGTTTCTGATCTGGATGCATCAAGGAAAAAATGGAAGATAATAGCTCGACTTACTCGCCTATGGGAAGTACGATACGATTCTAAGAATGTTGAACCAGATACTCTCGATATGATACTCCTTGATGAGCAG GACAACCATATCCAAGCAGCCGTGCCTAAAAATCTAATTACTCATTTCAAGGACAGGCTACATGAATGGAGAATTTTtactttcaaacatttcaatgTTACAAAAACTAAGCGCAAATTAAAGCCTGTTTCAAATGAATACATGATATGGTTCACTTCATTCACTTCTATAACACCGGAAGAGGAGAACATTGCTCAAATCGCAATACACAAGTTTGAAATAAAACCTTTGGAGCACTTGCAAGAGCGAAGCGGTAGAAATGACATAGTTACAG ATGTTATTGGACTTCTGACTGGTGTAGAGAATACGGTGACGGATGGAGAATGA